The following are encoded together in the Streptomyces sp. NBC_00341 genome:
- a CDS encoding M1 family metallopeptidase has protein sequence MLALALLAPACTGGVEGKPGAPGVRDPYFPKLGNGGYDVTHYDLTLDVDPDEQTLRGTAEITARATQDLSSFNLDLDGLTVDSATVEGRPAAVNRAGSELTLRTDPKAEDRLREGETFHTVIRYSGSPKTITDPDKSEEGWLPTDDGSLALGEPTGSMAWFPGNNHPSDKATYDMRVTVPKGLTAVSNGVQAGPPTTEGGRTTYRWHTAEPMASYLAVLAVGRFETKTSTMAGGITVFTAVDPESAEASARTVARVPEVVTWEAEHFGPYPFSATGAIVERKGDAGYALETQNRPFFPGPPSVGLLVHEMSHQWFGDSVTPASWRDMWLNEGPATYAEWLWEEEKEDTPAQESFDEAYADDDNWAFPPADPPSAANISDPPVYGRGAMVIHKIREAVDDDKKFFALLAGWTKAHRHGNATTAEFAAYVEKATGLDLTGLWKKWLYGKDRPAADD, from the coding sequence CTGCTCGCCCTCGCTCTTCTCGCCCCCGCCTGTACCGGCGGGGTGGAGGGAAAACCGGGCGCCCCCGGGGTGCGCGACCCGTACTTCCCCAAGCTCGGCAACGGCGGGTACGACGTCACGCACTACGACCTCACGCTCGATGTCGACCCGGACGAGCAGACGCTGCGGGGCACCGCCGAGATCACCGCGCGCGCCACCCAGGACCTCAGCTCGTTCAACCTCGACCTCGACGGTCTCACCGTGGACTCCGCGACCGTGGAGGGCAGGCCGGCCGCCGTCAACCGGGCGGGCAGCGAGCTGACGCTGCGTACGGACCCGAAGGCCGAGGACCGGCTCCGCGAGGGCGAGACGTTCCACACCGTCATCCGCTACTCCGGCTCCCCGAAGACCATCACCGACCCGGACAAGTCGGAGGAGGGCTGGCTGCCGACCGACGACGGCTCCCTCGCCCTCGGTGAGCCGACCGGCTCGATGGCCTGGTTCCCGGGCAACAACCACCCGAGCGACAAGGCCACGTACGACATGCGGGTCACCGTCCCCAAGGGGCTGACGGCGGTCTCCAACGGGGTGCAGGCCGGTCCGCCGACGACGGAGGGGGGCCGCACCACGTACCGCTGGCACACAGCCGAGCCCATGGCGAGCTATCTCGCGGTCCTGGCCGTCGGCCGGTTCGAGACGAAGACGTCCACGATGGCGGGCGGCATCACGGTGTTCACCGCCGTGGACCCGGAGTCGGCGGAGGCGAGCGCGCGGACCGTGGCCCGGGTGCCCGAGGTGGTGACGTGGGAGGCGGAGCACTTCGGCCCGTACCCGTTCTCCGCCACGGGCGCGATCGTCGAGCGCAAGGGCGACGCCGGGTACGCGCTGGAGACACAGAACCGGCCGTTCTTTCCCGGGCCGCCGAGCGTCGGGCTGCTGGTCCACGAGATGTCGCACCAGTGGTTCGGCGACTCGGTCACGCCCGCGAGCTGGCGGGACATGTGGCTCAACGAGGGGCCGGCGACCTACGCGGAGTGGCTGTGGGAGGAGGAGAAGGAGGACACCCCGGCCCAGGAGTCGTTCGACGAGGCCTACGCGGACGACGACAACTGGGCCTTCCCGCCCGCCGATCCGCCGTCCGCGGCCAACATCTCCGACCCGCCGGTCTACGGGCGGGGCGCCATGGTCATCCACAAGATCCGCGAGGCGGTCGACGACGACAAGAAGTTCTTCGCGCTGCTCGCGGGCTGGACGAAGGCCCACCGGCACGGCAACGCGACGACGGCGGAGTTCGCCGCGTACGTGGAGAAGGCGACCGGCCTGGATCTGACCGGGCTGTGGAAGAAGTGGCTGTACGGCAAGGACCGTCCGGCCGCGGACGACTGA